GGCGACACCTACGACTACACCGTGGACCGCGACACCCTGCACCTGTCCATCACCGACGCGATGGGCCACGACACCAACTCCGCGCTGCTGGCCACCCTGCTGGTCGGCGCGCTGCGCCAGTCCCGCCGCAGCGGCTGCGACGCCCTCAGACAGGCCCGCGACGCCCACCAGGCCCTGCTCGGTCACAGCCGCGGGCTGGCCACCGGTCAGCTGCTCTGCGTCGACCTGGCAACGGGCCTGTGCGAACTGGTCAACGCCGGCCATCCCTGGCCGCTCCTGCTCCGCGAGGACACCGTCGAGGAGGTCAAGCTCGCGGTCAACCTGCCCTTCGGTGTGGCAGCACCCTCCTCCTACCAGCTGCAGCAGCTGCAACTGCGCCCCGGAGACCGGCTGATCCTGCTCACCGACGGCATGCAGGAACGCGGTGCCGCGGCCGCCGACCTGGCAGGAGTCATCCACGACACCCGCGCGCTGCACCCGCGAGACGCTGTCAGGGCCCTGACCGCCGCGGTCCTCGACGCCTGCCACGGCAGCCTCAAGGACGACGCCACCGTCCTGATGCTGGACTGGCACGGCGATCACCGACGACCGGACGAAACCGGACGGGACCCGCAGCACTGACCACGCCCCAGGGGGCTACGGCATGAGGCAGGCCGAAGCCGAACCCGCGGGGCCGGGCGCCGGCAGCCGGACACGGCAGCGCACCGGCGGTTCGCCGCCCCTCGCCGCACCATCCCGGGCTGGGCACCTACGTCGACCGCGCCCGAACATCGTGCGCGGCATGCATGGGGGCACGCTGCGGCGGGCACTCGCGGGCGAAGAAGGGAAGCAGACGGGTGGTGCTGGTGGGGTCGCAGGCCGAGGACGGGGACTGTACCGAGCGTGATGCCGACCCGACGCGTGCCTGCATCGTCCTGACCGGAGGCGACGGATGCATCGCCCAGGCCCGGCGCCACGCCGCCGACTTCCTCACCCGGCTCCAGGACAAGCACGGCCTGGACGTCTCCGAGCACACCGTGGGCATGACCCAGCTCGTCGTCAGCGAGTTGGTCACCAACGCTCTCAAGTACGCCCCCGGACCAGTCCTCATGGAACTGCGCATCGCCGGCGCCCAGGTGGAGATCACCGTCCGGGACAGCAGTCCCGGCCTGCCGAGCCTGCAGGCCACCGACCCCGACCCCGACCGCGTCGGCCGGCACGGCCTGGAGATCGTCAGGGCCGTCGCCCAGCACCTCGACATCCGACGGGAGCCGGGCGGCAAACGCATCACCGCCCGGATCACCCTGACGGACATCCCGGGTACCGGCACCGCCGACCGCGATGTGCCGTAGCGGTCGGCGACCTCGAACCTCGACAGCGACTCCTCCTCGAAGAGACCATTCGGGCATGGAGTTCCTCTGCTACCACCGAGATCGGCCCGGCTCCGCGGCACTGCGCGATGAACTGACGGAAGAACACTGGGCCTATATGGACCAGTACGCGAAGGAGATGATCGCCCGGGGCCCGACCTTCGCCGACGACGGCGTGACACCCACCGGAAGCGTGCACATCGTCGACCTGCCCGATCCCGCGGCGGTCCGCGCGTTCGCCTTCGACGAGCCCAACTACCAGGCCGGCGCGTACCGGGACGTGCTGGTGCGACGGTGGCGCAACCTGCTGGGGCGCACCATGTGGGACTTTCCCGGCGGCCGGACCGGCGGCAACCGGTACCTGGTGCTCGGCCTCGGCACGGGACCGGCCGCCGACCTGGCGGTGCCGCCCGACCAGGACGAACTGATCGCCTATGGGCCGCTGTTGTCCGACAGCGGAGCCATCTGGCTGGGCACGGCGGCGTTGCTCCGGGCACCGGACCCGGACACGGCACGCGCCCTCCTCACCCCGGCCCGGTACGCCGACATCGAGGTGCACGACTGGCAGTTCGGCGGACGGCCGTCATGACCCGAAGACGTCCGGGAACGCGCGTGCCGTGGCCGGATGGCGGGCCCGGCCGCTGCTTCCGAAGCGGAGCGTGATGTCGAACGCGCCCTGGAGCCGCCGCCAATCCACCCGTTGACCCCAGGGCGGATGCAGGGCGGATCGGAGAGGGGCGACCTCGTGCGTGCGGATCGTACGAGCGAGGTCGTGCCGCGCGGCATCCGGTGAAGGCGGTGAACGGCACGGACGGTGAAGCGATCAGTACTCCAGCTCGGGGCGCAGCGGGCCGCCGACCATGTGGAGGTGCCGCACTACCTGGGCGTAGGAGTGGAAGAGCCCGGTCTCGTGGTAGGCGATGTCGTGCCGGGTGCAGTACGTGCGCACGAGTTCCTGGGCATGGCGCAGGCTGGGGCGCGGCATGGAGGGGAACAGGTGGTGTTCGATCTGGTAGTTGAGCCCACCGAGTGCGAAGTCGACGAACCGGTGGCCGCGGATGTTCCGTGAGGTCAGTACCTGCCGACGCAGAAAATCGATCTTGTCGTCCTTGGCGAACATCGGCATGCCCTTGTGGTTCGGGGCGAACGAGCACCCCATGTAGAGCCCGAACAGCCCCTGGTGCACGAGCAGGAAGCACACGGCCTGGACGGGGGACAGGACCAGGAAAAGAGCGGCGAGGTAGCCGCCGAGATGCGCCGTCAGCAGTCCTGCGTCGGCCAGCTTGGTCTTCCGCGAGGTCGCGGCGCCGTTGCGGTCGAACAGCGCTCGTACGCCGGCGACGTGCAGGGCGAGCCCTTCCAGGAGCAGCATCGGGAAGAACAACCAGGCCTGGTGACGCGCCAGCCAGGCGTACGCCCCGCTGCGGATGCGGGCGTGTTCCTGGGTGAAGGCGATCGCGCCGTCGGCGATGTCGGGGTCCCGTCCGACGTGGTTGGGGTGGGAGTGGTGCCGGTTGTGCTTGGCGATCCACCAGCCGTAGCTGAGGCCGATCAGCAGGTTGGTGTGCACGCGGCCGAGCACGTTGTTGACGCGTTTGGAGGCGGCGATCTGGTGGTGTCCGGCGTCGTGACCGATGAATCCGGTCTGCGTGAACATCGCTGCGAGGAAGGCGGCGGTGAGCAGCTGCCACCACGACTGCCCGATCAGCATGAACGCGGTCCAGCCGGCGGCCAGCAGCAGCAGGTTCGCGCCGACCTTGACGCAGTAGTAGACCGGTCGTCGCCTCAGCAGCCCGCTCTGCCTCACCTCACGGCACAGCGCGGCGTAGTCGCTGCCCCGGCTGCCGGGCGGGGGCTTGGTCGTCTCGGCGTGGTGCGCCGGATCGGGGCTCCGGTTGCTGACGTCAGTGGTCACAGTGTTCCCTTCGGGACGTACGGGACCCGCCCACGGCGCGAGGGAAGGGGAGGTGCGCAGGATGCCGCACGCGTCGGGAATCCTGTGGGAGCAGCCCGGGCCAGGGTCCGCGGTGCGGGTCTGCCTCGGGAGGTGCCTTTTCAGAACGGGCGGACCGGGTCGGCCTGCATGCCCTCGGGGCTCTGGCCGACGGTGATCACGCCACTCCGGGCTGTTCGTCGCCGGCCGTCGAAGAACACCCCTGTACGACGAAACGCCCGCTGTCACGATTCCGCGGGCGCTTTCACGTTCGCACACGTCAACTACAACCACTGAGCCCAACGTGCGCGGTGCCGGGAAGGTTCCCGGCAGGTGGACGGGTCCGGAGGGGGAGTACGGTTGCGGCACCGGGCGCACCTCGCGTTTCGGCGTCGCCCTCGGGCAGGGCACAGGCCGACGTACCTCGGATCCGGCCGGAAATGAGCGCACCATGCCTCCAGGCCCGCACCGTCACGCTGTCTTCCCTGTCCGGTCCCGCGCAGCGCGGTAGCGGATTTCCCGGCTTCCGGGTCGCCCCGATGCGTCAGGACATCACACGCACGGACCTCGACCGCCCAGCACGGCTCGACCGCTCGGCACGTCCGGACCGTTCCCCACGGCCGGACCGTTCAGCACGGCTCCGAACCGATCAAGAGGATGCGGGACGCATGTATTCACAGGACTCGATCTCCGGCCACCGCCGTGGCCGTCCCGAACCGACCGCGGAGACGCTCTCCGGACTGGCCTGCCTCATCTGCGGCACCGACTACCGCGACGCACGCGGCAACGCACCCGTGCCGGAGGCGGTGGTGGTCTCCCACCGTGACGGCAAGCAACTCCTCGCCTGCCACGGGACGTGCGCACGCATGGCGAGCGGGTCGGTCGACGGCCTGGACGAAACACCCCTCCCGCTGGCCGAACGCGTTCGCAGGCACGGGGCCGGCGGCTCCTGACCCGGACATCGGGCAGTCACAGCAAGTACGTCGAGCACGTCGAGCACGAAGCCAACGAAATGATGATGAAGCGCATGAGCCTGATGAGTCTCGGAGTCTTCGCCTCCTCCCGCAAGGAGAACGAGTTCCGCCTGCCGTTGCACCCCGCCCACCTCGACCGGATCGCCCCGGACATACGCGAGAGAATCTTCCTCGAACACGGCTACGGCCAACGGTTCGGCGTCGCTGACGACACGCTCGCACCGCTCGTGGCGGGCTTGCGCTCCCGTGAGCAGCTCGTCGCCGAGTGTGACGTACTGCTGCTGCCCAAACCCATGTACGCGGACGTCGCCGCACTGCGTGAGGGCCAGGTGCTGTGGGGATGGCCGCACTGCGTGCAGGACGAGAAGCTGACCCAGCTCGCCATCGACCGACGGCTGACCCTCATCGCCTGGGAGGCCATGAACCACTGGACGGCCGCGGGCGTCTTCAGCGTCCATGTGTTCCACAAGAACAATGAGCTCGCGGGCTACTGCTCGGTGTTGCACGCACTGCAGCTCGGCGGGCTGACCGGCAGCTACGGCCGGCGTCTGCGCGCTGTGGTCATCAGCTTCGGCGCCACGGCGCGTGGAGCGGTCACGGGCCTCGGAGCCATGGGCGTCTCCGACGTCACGGTGCTCACCCAACGCGCCGCGGCGGCTGTGGCCTCGCCGATGCCGTCGGTCGTGATGGGGCATTTCGAGGAGAGGGAGGACGATGCGTCGCGCCTGCAGGCCGTCACACCGGCGGGTTCCGTACCGATGGGGGAGTACCTGGCCGGATTCGACATCATCGTCAACTGTGTCCTGCAGGACACCGACGCGCCGCTGATGTTCGTCACCGACGAGGAACTCGCCCTGTTCCGGCCGGGCTCGTTCTTCATCGACGTCGCCTGCGACGAGGGCATGGGCTTCGCGTGGGCACGTCCGACCACCTTCGGTGACCCGATGCCCACGGTCGGACCGGACTGCCACTACTACGCGGTGGACCACAGCCCGTCCCACCTGTGGAACTCGGCCACCTGGGAAATCAGCGAGGCGCTCCTGCCGTATCTGCGCAAGGTCATGAGCGGGCCCGCGGCATGGGATGCCGACACCACGGTCAGAAAGGCCATCGAGATCCGCGACGGCGTAGTCCAGAACCCGAAGATCCTCTCCTTCCAGCACCGGACAGCGGCCTACCCCCACGCTCCCGAGACCCCGGTCCCCGCCCCGGTGCCGCACTCCGTCGCGCAGCCGACCTGACCCACCCCGGACGGTGGCCGAGACGCGTCCCACCAGGAGTCGGAGTTCGTCGAAGTCGCCCTGTTCCGAGGCGAGTCGGACGAGCTCATCGGCGGCGTCGGAGTTGCCCGCCTCCGTGGGACGACGCAGCTCGGTCAGCTCGCCGAGTTCGCTGACGGAGTCCGCGTGGCGTGCGGGGTGGGAGGCTGAACGGTGGTTCTGCCAGGCTGATGGGGAGTCACGGCAAACAGTTCCTCCAACTCCCGCTACGCTCCCGCCTCATGGGAACACCCTGAGCCTCCATTGTCGCCGGGTCGACGGCCGTCTTCAGCGCGGTCGCCACCGGGGGCGCGTGGCTGGCGGCGCGCCGTGCGAACGCCACCGCGGACACGGTTGCGCGCATCGAACGGGACCGTTGGCACGCCGACCTGCTGCCGCAGTTCAGCGTGAGGATCGAGATGGGTGAGGGCGACCGGGCGACGCTCAGCGTCCGGCTCGTTGGCCCGCTTCCGCTGTGCCATCTCGACGAGATCCGAGTCGAGGTCGCGCAGAGCGACGACATGGACTACACGCCCCGGCTCGCTGGGGGACCGACCGAGGAGCAGGTGGCTGCCCAGGTGTGGGGACCGCTGCGGTTCGTGCCCGGCTCCGACGGCGCGGACCGGAACGGGCATACGGTCGTCCCGTTCGCTCTCGCCGTGGGCAGGGGACGGCCGTTCGCGCTGGAGCGCACGCGCTCACCCCTCTGGTGGGACGGCAACGACCGGGAGGAACGGTGGCGGGACAAGTGGCTCAACCTGCCGATGCGCCTGGTCCTCACCTGCCGTCGAGAAGGTTTCGAGCTGTGGACGGTCCCGTACGAGGTGGACGTGCCGGAGGCACCGCGGGTGCGGTTCGTCGGTTGACCCTGGCGGGTGTACACGGCAAGGACTCGTCGGAAGAGCGAGGCCGTCGGCAACGCGCTCACCTGCCCGCCTGGCCGCTGGGGTCGGAGGCCGACTGCTCTTGGCCCTGAGCCGCTGCCTGCGCCTGCATTGCCTGAAGCCTTCCCGCGTCACACCGACGAGGAACGGCACGGACAGCGTGATCCTCTCCAGCATGAACGGCACGGCGCCACCCACGATGAAGGCCGGCCACGGTGTCATCGCCTCGTCAACGTAGGCCGTGATGGCGGCGGAACCTACGAATCCCACCGCCACGCTGAGGCCCGCGGCGATCAGATAGGCCAAGACTCCGGGGGAATCGTCGTCACCGGCCGCGTTCTGAGGTGCGGGTGCGGCCTTGGGGTCGTTCAGACTCGGCGCGCCCTGCGACAGGTGGCCAGGGCGGGGAGGCGGCAGCACGGCCGGGCGTCGCCGGACTGTCCAACCGCAAACCAACCACGAACAGCCAGGCCGCGCGGACATCGGGGCGCACCGAACGGCTCTCCTTCGCTCGGACTTGCGCGCGAAAACCGATCGGTTTACGATGAGGGAGACCGATCGGCTTCTCGTCGCGGAGGCGGGTGAGTCTCGAACCCCATTACCCAGGAGTGCGGATGGCTGCGCCGTTGCGACGCCGAAGGGCAACCGCCCAGTACTCCAGTGCGGTTTCGTGATCTATTCGACAGGTCTGTCGGCGGATCGTCCTCGATAGTGGCTGGGGCGGGCTGTTGCCTGGTGGTGTCTGCGCCAGTTTGACCAGTGCAACTCTGGCCTCGGTGTGGCGTTGGTCGACGAGGCTGGGCGCCGCGCGGGGCCAAAAAGGTGTACCCAACGGCGCCGGAGGCGTACTCAGATTCCCGCAACCTCATTCTTCACCTGAGCGCTGGAAGCGCGTTCTTCAAAGTCGGTCTCCGAGATGGCGCAAGTCGCGACCGACGTCATCATCATCATCAACAATGCATGCGGCCTGCTGTCGGTGCCCCGCGCCCGCCTAGAGCAGCGAACGCCAGTTTCCTGATACCGGAGAGGGTATTTGTAATGACTGCGAATTCGCAGAAGAAGTTCTACGCCCTGAACATGTTTGACGTGTCCGACTTGGAGAAGTACCTCGCGTACTTCCGCCGTTTGCCTGAAGTGGCTCCGCAATATGGTGGCCGAATGGTGGCGTTTGGTCGTTTCCGGGACAACGTGGCCGGTGACCTCGCGCCACGGCAGGTTCTGTTTGCCGTCGAATGGGAGTCCGAAGAGGCGTTCAACAGGTTCCGGGACGCTCCGGACTTGGCCGACTTCCATTCGCTGCGGGAGAACGGGACGACGTCCTATGTCTGGCAGACGTTCGATGGTCTCGATATGAGTGACCCCGCCAACGTTTCGCTCGACGATGTACTGGCGGTGCTCAAGCCTTAAAACCCGCATTGCTACGGAGAGCGTTTCGCTTCCTGGCCTGGCCGAGAGGCATCGCCCGGAGTGTAGTTGGCTGATGGCGTGTCAGGGGCGGTCTTGGCGGACCGCCCCTCCAAGGAGTCGATACCAGAACTGGCCGCGGTGCGATCCGGGCAGTCTCCCAACGTGATCGACGACCTTGCGGACACGACCTTGCGGCGTTGGCAAGAGGGCCGGGGGCGTCACGCAAGACTTCCTCGACGGGCGCTCGGTCGTCGCTCACACCTCCAGCACCAACCGCTCTCCTTCCGGTGCACGCGAGACGCAGGGCAGCATGGCGCCGGCCGCTCGTTCGGTGGCGGTGAGCCGGCGGTCACGGTGATCGACGTGGCCCTGGGCCACCCGTACCCGGCAGGTTCCGCAGAACCCCTGGCGGCAGGAGAAGGGCAGGTCCGGCAGGGCCTCCTGGAGAACATCCAGGGCGGAGCGGTCGTACGGCACTGGCAGAACCCGTCCGGTGTCGCCCAGTTGGAGTTCGAAGGGACGGCCGTCCTTGATCGGGGCCGGGGCGAAACGCTCGAAGTGCAGGGCGGACGCGCGGCTGTCACCGAACGCGCGCCGAACGCCGTCGATCATGGGCGCGGGCCCGCAGCAGTACACCGCACCCGCCGCCGGGCTCAAGTTCAACAGATCGGCTGTTTCGGGCGCGCCGGACTCGTCGTCAGGACGGATGGAGACCCGGTCAGGGGCTGTGGCCGCGAGTTCGGCCAGTTCTGCCGCGAAGGGCATCGAGCCGCGGCTGCGGCCGGTGTGCACGAGCCGCCAGTCCAGCCCGCGGCGGGCGGCTTCTCGGGCCATCGGCAGGATGGGGGTGATGCCGATGCCGCCCGCGATGAGCAGGATGGATGCCTCGGCGGCGAAGGGGAAGGCGTTCCGGGGCCCGGTGATGGCGACCCTCATACCCTCCCCGAGAGTGTCGTGTACCTCGGCCGAACCGCCTGCCCCGTTGGCGATGCGGCGCACCGCGATGCGGTACCGGTACCGGTCGGCGGGGTCGCCGCACAGGGAGTACTGCCGCCTGCGGCTGGAGGGCAGGTGCAGTTCGATGTGGGCGCCGGGCTGCCAGGGCGGGAGCATTGCCCCGTCGGGTGCTGCCAGCCGCAGGGAGACGACGTCCTCGGCCTCTTGGTGTTTGGCGGCGACCACCAGTTCCCGGATCACGGGCATCTCGGTGGCCGGCGGGCGCCTAGGGGGCTTGCTGCGCCGCGCGAGGCGCGTGACCGCGTTGTCGCTGAACGCCGCCAGCTTCCGCATGAAGGCGTCGCTGCGCGGTCTGCCGTACAGGTCCGGCGGCCGGGTGAGGGGTGTGCTGACGTCCATGGCATTCCTCGCTGGTCGCCGGGTCACTGGGCAGCCGCTCGGGCAGCGGGGGACGCCGCCAGGTAGGCGACCGCCAGCTGGGTCGAGCCCTCTTGCGTCGGGTGGTAGCCGGGGCGGAAGTAGCGCAGCACCGAGCGGGCGAACGAGCCCGGCGGGGGCAACAGGTCCTTGTGGGCCGCGGTCAGGTAGTCGCGGAAGCGGACCTTGACCCGGTCGTCGAGTTCGGGGTCGGTGCTCATCAGGAAGCGGACTCCGCGGATCCACAGCCGGGTCAGCACCGGAGCGGTGACGAGCATGCCGACCATTCGGCGCCGGTAGCGGGGATCGAGGTGCACCAGCAGGTCGAACGCGACCGAGCGGTGTTCGACCTCTTCCGCGCCGTGCCAGCGGAACAGATCGAGCATCGCGGGGTCCGCGCCGGCCTGGTCCAGGCGCCTGTTGCTGAGAATCCAGTGACCCATGTACGCGGTGAAGTGCTCGAAGGCCGCTATGAGGGCGAGTCGTTGGAGGAGGTGCGCGTGGGTGGCGGCCGGTGTCAGCTCCGGCCGGTCTCCGAGCACCCTGCGGAAGATCCATTCGGACTGCAGGGTGTACGGAGCCGGGTCCAGCCCCTTGGCGAGAAGGTGCTCCAGGACCTCCTGGTGCGCCTCGGCGTGCATCGCTTCCTGGCCGATGAAACCGCGTACGTCCTCGCGCAGCCGGTCATCGGTGATCAGTGGCAGTGCCTGCTCGAAGGTGCGCACGAACCAGCGTTCGAGTTCGGGGAGCATGAGGTGGAGCACATCGAAGGTGTGGGTCGCGAAGGGCTCACCCGGCAGCCAGTGCAGCGGGGTGGCGCCCCAGTCGAAGGTGACGTCCCGGGGTTGCAGCACCAGGTCGTGGTGGTCGATGGGCTCGGACGGACGCTCCGGGTGGGCATGTGCGGCTCGGAACATGGCAGGTTCCTCCGTCAGCGGTCGGTGTGTGCGAAGGGGCGGTCGGGCAGTCGTCCAGTACTGCCGGTCTGTTGGGCTGTCAGATCGGGTGCGCGGTGCGGTCCGGAGTGTGAGTGCAG
This is a stretch of genomic DNA from Streptomyces sp. NBC_00285. It encodes these proteins:
- a CDS encoding PP2C family protein-serine/threonine phosphatase, with product MEGGDLELGELLAAAEAAPPGESVDVVARDLQKRFGAERVSFLFVDLIGRRLVRLTAIGADPDDPDDGGPIDLQGSVHEQVLRSQRQHVEPDGQGGRRVITPVTNRGDCLGVLEVTLQCADDTVLRQVRDAAHALAYIIVTDGRFTDLYHLGRRTTKTSLAAEIQHQLLPSSPCCEASQFTLAAGLVPADDIGGDTYDYTVDRDTLHLSITDAMGHDTNSALLATLLVGALRQSRRSGCDALRQARDAHQALLGHSRGLATGQLLCVDLATGLCELVNAGHPWPLLLREDTVEEVKLAVNLPFGVAAPSSYQLQQLQLRPGDRLILLTDGMQERGAAAADLAGVIHDTRALHPRDAVRALTAAVLDACHGSLKDDATVLMLDWHGDHRRPDETGRDPQH
- a CDS encoding ATP-binding protein, giving the protein MGARCGGHSRAKKGSRRVVLVGSQAEDGDCTERDADPTRACIVLTGGDGCIAQARRHAADFLTRLQDKHGLDVSEHTVGMTQLVVSELVTNALKYAPGPVLMELRIAGAQVEITVRDSSPGLPSLQATDPDPDRVGRHGLEIVRAVAQHLDIRREPGGKRITARITLTDIPGTGTADRDVP
- a CDS encoding YciI family protein produces the protein MEFLCYHRDRPGSAALRDELTEEHWAYMDQYAKEMIARGPTFADDGVTPTGSVHIVDLPDPAAVRAFAFDEPNYQAGAYRDVLVRRWRNLLGRTMWDFPGGRTGGNRYLVLGLGTGPAADLAVPPDQDELIAYGPLLSDSGAIWLGTAALLRAPDPDTARALLTPARYADIEVHDWQFGGRPS
- a CDS encoding fatty acid desaturase family protein; protein product: MTTDVSNRSPDPAHHAETTKPPPGSRGSDYAALCREVRQSGLLRRRPVYYCVKVGANLLLLAAGWTAFMLIGQSWWQLLTAAFLAAMFTQTGFIGHDAGHHQIAASKRVNNVLGRVHTNLLIGLSYGWWIAKHNRHHSHPNHVGRDPDIADGAIAFTQEHARIRSGAYAWLARHQAWLFFPMLLLEGLALHVAGVRALFDRNGAATSRKTKLADAGLLTAHLGGYLAALFLVLSPVQAVCFLLVHQGLFGLYMGCSFAPNHKGMPMFAKDDKIDFLRRQVLTSRNIRGHRFVDFALGGLNYQIEHHLFPSMPRPSLRHAQELVRTYCTRHDIAYHETGLFHSYAQVVRHLHMVGGPLRPELEY
- a CDS encoding N(5)-(carboxyethyl)ornithine synthase; the encoded protein is MSLMSLGVFASSRKENEFRLPLHPAHLDRIAPDIRERIFLEHGYGQRFGVADDTLAPLVAGLRSREQLVAECDVLLLPKPMYADVAALREGQVLWGWPHCVQDEKLTQLAIDRRLTLIAWEAMNHWTAAGVFSVHVFHKNNELAGYCSVLHALQLGGLTGSYGRRLRAVVISFGATARGAVTGLGAMGVSDVTVLTQRAAAAVASPMPSVVMGHFEEREDDASRLQAVTPAGSVPMGEYLAGFDIIVNCVLQDTDAPLMFVTDEELALFRPGSFFIDVACDEGMGFAWARPTTFGDPMPTVGPDCHYYAVDHSPSHLWNSATWEISEALLPYLRKVMSGPAAWDADTTVRKAIEIRDGVVQNPKILSFQHRTAAYPHAPETPVPAPVPHSVAQPT
- a CDS encoding DUF1330 domain-containing protein codes for the protein MTANSQKKFYALNMFDVSDLEKYLAYFRRLPEVAPQYGGRMVAFGRFRDNVAGDLAPRQVLFAVEWESEEAFNRFRDAPDLADFHSLRENGTTSYVWQTFDGLDMSDPANVSLDDVLAVLKP
- a CDS encoding PDR/VanB family oxidoreductase; translated protein: MDVSTPLTRPPDLYGRPRSDAFMRKLAAFSDNAVTRLARRSKPPRRPPATEMPVIRELVVAAKHQEAEDVVSLRLAAPDGAMLPPWQPGAHIELHLPSSRRRQYSLCGDPADRYRYRIAVRRIANGAGGSAEVHDTLGEGMRVAITGPRNAFPFAAEASILLIAGGIGITPILPMAREAARRGLDWRLVHTGRSRGSMPFAAELAELAATAPDRVSIRPDDESGAPETADLLNLSPAAGAVYCCGPAPMIDGVRRAFGDSRASALHFERFAPAPIKDGRPFELQLGDTGRVLPVPYDRSALDVLQEALPDLPFSCRQGFCGTCRVRVAQGHVDHRDRRLTATERAAGAMLPCVSRAPEGERLVLEV
- a CDS encoding metal-dependent hydrolase; amino-acid sequence: MFRAAHAHPERPSEPIDHHDLVLQPRDVTFDWGATPLHWLPGEPFATHTFDVLHLMLPELERWFVRTFEQALPLITDDRLREDVRGFIGQEAMHAEAHQEVLEHLLAKGLDPAPYTLQSEWIFRRVLGDRPELTPAATHAHLLQRLALIAAFEHFTAYMGHWILSNRRLDQAGADPAMLDLFRWHGAEEVEHRSVAFDLLVHLDPRYRRRMVGMLVTAPVLTRLWIRGVRFLMSTDPELDDRVKVRFRDYLTAAHKDLLPPPGSFARSVLRYFRPGYHPTQEGSTQLAVAYLAASPAARAAAQ